From one Pelecanus crispus isolate bPelCri1 chromosome 21, bPelCri1.pri, whole genome shotgun sequence genomic stretch:
- the ERLIN2 gene encoding erlin-2, protein MAQLGAIAALSLSFLAAAFLSAIHKIEEGHIGVYYRGGALLTSTSGPGFHLMLPFITSYKSVQTTLQTDEVKNVPCGTSGGVMIYFDRIEVVNFLIQSAVYDIVKNYTADYDKALIFNKIHHELNQFCSVHTLQEVYIELFDQIDENLKLALQQDLTTMAPGLIIQAVRVTKPNIPETIRRNYELMESEKTKLLIAAQKQKVVEKEAETERKKALIEAEKIAQVAEITYGQKVMEKETEKRISEIEDAAFLAREKARADAECYTAMKVAEANKLKLTPEYLQLMKYKAIAANSKIYFGKDIPNMFMDYAGSQAKFAEGLAEGIQEEDGAGTSEDTKLLHNVN, encoded by the exons atGGCCCAGCTGGGCGCCATCGCGGCGCTCTCCCTCAGCTTCCTCGCCGCCGCCTTCCTCTCGGCCATCCACAAGATCGAGGAGGGGCACATCGGCGTCTACTACCG CGGCGGGGCGTTGCTGACCTCCACCAGCGGGCCCGGCTTCCACCTCATGCTGCCCTTCATCACGTCCTACAAGTCAgtgcag ACCACGCTGCAGACAGATGAGGTGAAAAACGTTCCTTGTGGTACCAG tggAGGAGTGATGATTTATTTTGACAGAATTGAGGTGGTGAATTTCCTCATCCAGAGTGCAG TATACGACATAGTGAAGAACTACACCGCTGACTACGACAAAGCTCTCATCTTCAACAAGATTCACCATGAGCTGAACCAGTTCTGCAGTGTCCACACGCTGCAGGAGGTCTACATTGAGCTGTTTG ATCAGATTGATGAAAACCTTAAACTGGCCCTGCAGCAAGACCTAACGACAATGGCCCCTGGATTAATTATACAG GCAGTTCGAGTTACAAAGCCAAACATCCCTGAAACAATCCGGAGGAATTATGAGCTCAT GGAGAGTGAGAAGACAAAGCTGCTGATTGcagcacagaagcagaaggtggtggagaaggaagcagagacagaaaggaagaaagcccTCATTG aggcagaaaaaattGCGCAAGTTGCCGAAATAACTTACGGACAGAAAgtgatggaaaaggaaacagagaagcGAATTTCAGAGATTGAAG ATGCTGCATTTCTTGCAAGAGAGAAGGCAAGAGCTGATGCTGAATGCTACACTGCTATGAAAGTAGCCGAGGCTAACAAG cTGAAGTTAACTCCTGAGTACTTGCAGCTAATGAAATACAAGGCTATCGCAGCAAACAGCAAGATATATTTTGGCAAAGATATTCCCAACATGTTCATGGACTATGCGGGAAGCCAGGCCAAATTTGCAGAGGGACTGGCAGAAGGAATCCAAGAAGAGGATGGGGCAGGAACCAGTGAGGACACAAAACTACTTCATAATgtcaactga
- the ZNF703 gene encoding LOW QUALITY PROTEIN: zinc finger protein 703 (The sequence of the model RefSeq protein was modified relative to this genomic sequence to represent the inferred CDS: deleted 1 base in 1 codon), protein MSGAPGGPRPRTPPSRGAAGPPSPRPPPADPLRQASRLPIRVLKMLSAHGGHLLHPEYLQPLSSTPVSPIELDAKKSPLALLAQTCSQIGKPDPPPSSKLNAVASAGLPAAEKEPTARPAALKPAGSGDAPPEDKSSFKPYSKGGGEPRKEGGADKAGFRVPSAACPPFPPHAAASPGGSRGASPQHADPKGAEEKKEPEVGKPSPEGTGGGLGRGTAEPGAHGEPPSGRKSEPPALPPAGHVAPVSPYKPGHSVFPLPPSSIGYHGSIVGAYAGYPSQFVPGLDPTKPGLVGSQLPGALGLPGKPPSSSPLTGASPPSFMQGLCRDPYCLSYHSASHLGSSNCSSCVHDPGSLKSGYPLVYPTHPLHSVHTTLSSGGTPSLPGHPLYTYGFMLQNDPLPHICNWVSASGPCDKRFATSEELLTHLRTHTALPGAEKLLAGYPTSGLGSAASCHLHLPPAAPGSPNTLPASLSLRSPHTLGLNRYHPYGKSHLPTAGALPVPSLPAAGPYYSPYALYGQRLTSASALGYQ, encoded by the exons ATGAGCGGTGcccccggcgggccccggccgAGGACCCCGCCGAGCCGCGGAGCCGCGGGCCCCCCGtcgccccggccgccccccgccgacCCGCTGCGCCAGGCCAGCCGGCTGCCCATCCGCGTCCTGAAGATGCTCAGCGCCCACGGCGGCCACCTCCTGCACCCCGAGTACCTCCAGCCGCTCTCCTCCACGCCCGTCAGCCCCATTGAG CTGGACGCCAAGAAGAGCCCGCTGGCGCTGCTGGCCCAGACCTGCTCGCAGATCGGCAAGCCCGACCCGCCGCCCTCCTCCAAGCTGAACGCCGTGGCCTCCgccgggctgcccgccgccgaGAAGGAGcccaccgcccgccccgccgccctgaAGCCAGCGGGCAGCGGGGACGCGCCGCCCGAGGACAAGTCCAGCTTCAAGCCCTACTCGAAGGGCGGCGGGGAACCGCGTAAGGAGGGCGGCGCGGACAAGGCCGGCTTTCGGGTGCCCAGCGCCGCTTGCCCGCCGTTC CCCCCGCacgccgccgcctcgcccggTGGCTCCCGCGGCGCCTCGCCGCAGCACGCCGACCCCAAGGGTGCCGAGGAGAAGAAGGAGCCCGAGGTGGGCAAGCCCAGCCCCGAGGGGacgggcggggggctggggcgcGGGACGGCGGAGCCCGGGGCGCACGGCGAGCCCCCCTCGGGCCGCAAGTCggagccccccgccctgccGCCCGCCGGCCATGTGGCCCCCGTCTCGCCCTACAAGCCGGGCCACTCCGTCTTCCCGCTGCCGCCCTCCAGCATCGGCTACCACGGCTCCATCGTCGGTGCCTACGCCGGCTACCCGTCCCAGTTCGTGCCTGGGCTGGACCCCACCAAGCCGGGCCTGGTGGGCAGCCAGCTGCCGGGGGCGCTGGGGCTGCCGGGCAAGCCGCCCAGCTCCAGCCCGCTCACCGGGGCCTCGCCGCCCTCCTTCATGCAGGGATTATGCCGGGACCCGTATTGCCTGAGCTACCACAGCGCCTCGCACCTGGGCTCCAGCAACTGCTCCAGCTGCGTGCACGACCCCGGCAGCCTGAAGAGCGGATACCCCTTGGTGTACCCCACGCACCCCCTGCACTCGGTGCACACCACGCTCTCCTCCGgcggcacccccagcctgcccggCCACCCCCTCTACACCTACGGCTTCATGCTGCAGAACGACCCCCTGCCCCACATATGCAACTGGGTGTCTGCCAGCGGACCCTGCGACAAGAGGTTTGCCACCTCGGAGGAGCTGCTCACCCACCTACGGACCCACACGGCCCTGCCGGGGGCGGAAAAACTCTTGGCGGGTTACCCTACCTCCGGGCTGGGCTCCGCAgcctcctgccacctccacctcccgcccgccgcccccgggagCCCCAACACGTTACCGGCCTCCCTCTCCTTGAGGAGCCCACACACTTTGGGACTAAACAGGTACCACCCCTACGGCAAGAGCCATTTGCCCACAGCCGGCGCCCTGCCCGTGCCCTCCTTGCCGGCCGCCGGACCTTACTACTCTCCGTACGCGCTCTACGGCCAAAGACTAACTTCAGCTTCTGCACTGGGATATCAGTAA